A genomic window from Massilia sp. METH4 includes:
- a CDS encoding response regulator produces the protein MHITPHDGIEAGLPVLLLVEDNPDDVLLARRALKKAGLPVAMQIVEDGDEAVAYLDGTGRFADRGRHPLPGLVLLDLKLPRRPGLEVLRWVRDQAALDTTPVVVLTSSSEDEDIQKAYALGANSYLQKPVAFNGLVQLLGVLDLYWFKNNLTVPPAIVRDGNEN, from the coding sequence ATGCACATCACGCCGCACGACGGCATCGAAGCGGGCCTGCCGGTCCTGCTGCTGGTCGAGGATAATCCTGACGACGTGCTGCTGGCGCGGCGCGCGCTCAAGAAGGCGGGCCTGCCGGTGGCGATGCAGATCGTCGAGGATGGCGACGAAGCCGTAGCCTACCTGGATGGAACGGGCCGGTTCGCCGACCGCGGGCGCCATCCGCTGCCCGGCCTGGTCCTGCTCGACCTCAAGCTGCCCAGGCGGCCCGGCCTCGAGGTATTGCGCTGGGTGCGCGACCAGGCCGCCCTGGATACGACGCCCGTGGTCGTGCTCACTTCGTCGAGCGAAGACGAGGACATCCAGAAGGCCTATGCGCTGGGTGCCAATTCCTACCTGCAAAAACCGGTGGCCTTCAATGGGCTGGTCCAGTTGCTCGGCGTGCTGGACCTGTACTGGTTCAAAAACAATCTGACCGTTCCGCCAGCAATCGTGCGCGACGGCAACGAAAACTGA
- a CDS encoding ATP-binding protein, whose protein sequence is MTLNLLLLDDNPDDRALARRELERHLPDCSIGEVGDRIGWERELQAGLRVDLIITDFQMRWITGLDILKQVKAIDPQMPVIMFTATGTQEIAVEAMKLGLDDYVIKSPRHYARLPVAVRTCLDRKEIRARAIRSETRLAALLENIQLGVFRMSLDGRLEEANRAFWNMLGGDPGAPDSLRHPLLDQVARCLAQLQAPSETAELQAEVNASDEAGRFYVVKLVRVKVNGHDAIDGIVEDATSLRRAGAEIHRLNAELEQRIVERTRQLQEANEALETFGVSVSHDLREPLRTIQGYAAALRQDLSARDFSNFEQYVDRINAIARRIDLMVSDLLEFARLSRAELNIDTLPLRDIVQDARATLQGEPAYQAADIQVDVPEQMMVRAHRAVLVQALANLLGNAVKFVRPDSHAAVQIVARARGRTVRIEVQDNGIGMADEARARVFNVFERLHGEEEYPGTGIGLAIVKKGVERMSGSVGVEAAPGVGSNFWIELPGA, encoded by the coding sequence ATGACATTGAACCTACTGCTGCTCGACGATAATCCGGATGACCGTGCGCTGGCGCGGCGTGAACTGGAACGGCACCTGCCCGACTGCTCCATCGGCGAAGTGGGTGACCGCATCGGGTGGGAACGGGAGCTGCAGGCGGGATTGCGGGTAGACCTCATCATTACCGACTTCCAGATGCGCTGGATTACCGGCCTGGACATCCTCAAGCAGGTCAAGGCCATCGACCCGCAGATGCCCGTGATTATGTTCACTGCCACCGGAACCCAGGAAATCGCCGTCGAGGCGATGAAGCTCGGTCTCGACGACTACGTCATCAAGAGTCCGCGCCACTACGCTCGCCTGCCGGTAGCCGTGCGCACCTGCCTGGACCGGAAGGAGATCCGTGCCCGCGCGATAAGGTCCGAAACCCGGCTGGCCGCCCTGCTGGAGAATATCCAGCTCGGCGTATTCCGCATGTCGCTCGATGGCAGGCTGGAAGAAGCCAACCGCGCATTCTGGAACATGCTCGGCGGTGACCCTGGCGCGCCGGATTCGCTGCGCCACCCTTTGCTCGACCAGGTGGCGCGCTGCCTGGCACAGCTCCAGGCCCCCTCCGAAACGGCCGAGTTGCAGGCCGAGGTGAATGCCAGCGACGAGGCCGGCCGCTTCTATGTCGTCAAGCTGGTGCGTGTCAAGGTCAATGGACACGACGCCATCGACGGTATCGTGGAAGACGCGACTTCGCTGCGCCGGGCGGGGGCCGAAATCCACCGCCTCAACGCGGAACTCGAGCAGCGGATCGTCGAGCGCACCCGGCAGCTCCAGGAGGCGAACGAGGCGCTGGAAACCTTCGGGGTGTCGGTCTCCCACGACCTGCGCGAGCCCCTGCGCACGATCCAGGGCTACGCCGCGGCGCTGCGCCAGGACCTGTCGGCGCGCGACTTCAGCAATTTCGAACAGTATGTGGACCGCATCAATGCCATCGCGCGGCGCATCGACCTCATGGTGTCGGACCTTCTCGAGTTTGCGCGACTCTCGCGCGCAGAGCTCAATATCGATACCCTGCCGCTGCGCGACATCGTGCAGGATGCGCGTGCCACGCTGCAGGGCGAACCCGCCTACCAGGCCGCCGATATCCAGGTCGACGTGCCGGAACAGATGATGGTGCGGGCGCACCGGGCGGTGCTCGTGCAGGCCCTGGCCAACCTGCTCGGCAATGCGGTCAAGTTCGTGCGGCCCGACTCGCACGCCGCGGTGCAGATCGTGGCGCGCGCCCGTGGACGTACCGTGCGCATCGAAGTGCAGGATAACGGCATCGGCATGGCCGATGAAGCCAGGGCGCGCGTGTTCAACGTGTTCGAGCGCCTGCATGGCGAGGAGGAATATCCAGGCACCGGGATCGGCCTCGCGATCGTCAAGAAGGGAGTCGAGCGCATGAGCGGCAGCGTGGGTGTCGAGGCTGCGCCGGGCGTCGGCTCGAATTTCTGGATCGAGTTGCCAGGTGCCTGA